Part of the Vigna radiata var. radiata cultivar VC1973A chromosome 11, Vradiata_ver6, whole genome shotgun sequence genome is shown below.
TCAACTAATTATTTTGGTATGAAAAATCATTCCATCTCCATCCACTCTTTAATAATTGTCTGACAAGCTGACAAAGTAAATTTTGTATATCTGCAAGCCTCTTCCGGTCACATATAAGGGTACATCAACAAGAAATGATAGAAAAGTATACAAGTCCCAATCAAATTAACACGCATAATTTCACGAAAATAGAAGTCTAACGTCACTtggtgtgtatatatatacacacacatatgcAAGACAAATTTAAGGTTTAAGGTTTGATTTGTCATATTCTGTTAACATTGatgattttaattcttatatgaTGCTCAAGTAAAGAGACGTAGCAGCAGTGATTTAGGTTCGATGATGGAAAGCTATCAGTTCCAGCTACCGCAACATAACTTCATTGGATGATAAAGCAATGCGGTATTCCAAGAAGATAAAGATTATCTCACTGTATACACTGAGCACTGCAGCGCAAAAGAAATACTACTTTATTAAGTAAGCGAAAACAAAAAGGTTGTAAGAGTTAACAAGTCCGATACTGGTTTTCTTTTACCAAATCATGAGTTCATTTACCAATAAGTGCTATACTGGTTTAAGGAATATATttgcatgaaaaataaaaaactatactaaagagcattaatatttcaaattagtatttttaaatattgattaatcttagtcattaaaaaatatttacatagtCTAACTGTGATTTTGTAGAAGCTTTTGTCTGACATCATTAAATACAGCGCCAGGGCGTAAAATTAAACGAGGCTCTGCCAGGTCTTAAGaagttaatgattttttatttatttaaaaacatgttGAATATGAAAAAACTGGTGACATGAGAGTTTAGatttaattaagaaatgatAGATTTATTCTTAAAAGACAGTCAGTCTGGCTGTTGTGAACCGCAGTGTCCGGTCAGAGAGAACCGTGATCCAACGTTGACACATTGGACCGTCGGAGTTGGTTCAAAGGAATTAAATGCACCATGTCCCACTCCCTTTCGCAAATCACTGTATCTATCTATGTTCGGATATGAATGTCCGTTTGGAAATCAGAAAATCGAAAACAACGACTATAAAATTTCAGATTCTCTTTAAGCATAAAGAAACAGTTTGTTCAAAGGAGGTAATGGTCACGAGTCTCATGACATGCACCTGCGAAAGTTCGAGTTATAACATAACGTGTTTCCAATTAATTGATTCAGAAACGGTCCATATTTGTGATGGTCAAcaacaactatatatatataaactaagaGGGGAAGTGAGACAATGAAAAAGTAGGTTTATACGTAATAACTGAAAGagaaagttaaagaaataaatcCAAAGAAAAAGCAAGCTAATAAGAATATAGAATTATCTCATTCTCACACCAAGGCGAGAAAAGGAAGCAAACAAAACGGAAAAGGTGAAAAGAAACATAATATCCACGATTCGAGACCATCATAACCATCGCAATCAAAAACATCATCGTAAAACGTTGACGTATAACTGCCTGTGTGTTTGATTGGTCTTGACCGTATCCAGGTAACCACGCTAGCTAGCTACCTCCTTTTGTAATATCTTgtgttactattattatattattattatcattataatatgctattaatttttttgttttcaacgTTCATCTTGTGAAGTCGTGGACGAGGCTCGTTCTGTCTGCCACGTTGAGTCTCCAGGAGAGAAACGGAATGCCGCTATCGGCGTCTCGATCGCCGTCATCCGCGAAACGGAACTCGCTCCCCATCCCCTGCGAGAAACACTGCATCTTCTGACTCTGCGGGTGTGCGTACCACGAGTTGTTGTACACTTGCGCCGATTCCATCATGCCGCCAGAAGCCTGCTGCGGCGGTGCGGCCGCGGCACTCGCCCTTCTTTCCTCCTTCTTGAATCTAATCCCACACGCATTGCACAGCGACTGCAATGCAAATGACACACAAAGTCACAAACCACTCTTGAATGTCggagaaaaagaatgaaaatattgattaaacTACATTGTACaggagaagaaaatatataGAGTTTAAGTTGGGAGGAGTGATGAAGTATGGTGATTTACCTTGGGGCCTCGGGGGCCATTTCTCCAAAGGGGAGTTGAGGTGGTGTCACAATTGGCGCAGCGGCGAGCGATGAGAGGGTCGGTGTTTGAGGTGGTATTGGAGGTTCTGGAGGATTTGGTTTGGGATTGAGGGTTGTGTTTGGATTGTAGTAAGTCCCAACAGAAGTTAGAAACGGATCTACGTTGGTGGCGAGTAGGTTTTTGGTCGTCTTGGGAGAAACGGGTGGATGGGGTACCGAGGGAAAGGGTGCAGTCGacggaagaggaagaagaagaggcgGAGGTGAAGGAATAATCGTAAATGTCGGAATCTTGGTAGGGTGGTTTGTGGTTTGGCCCCGAGAAGGGCATTGAGAAGGAGGTGGTTTGGCCGTGGGAGATGCCACATGTACAGGGTC
Proteins encoded:
- the LOC106777368 gene encoding GATA transcription factor 18; its protein translation is MGPCTCGISHGQTTSFSMPFSGPNHKPPYQDSDIYDYSFTSASSSSSSVDCTLSLGTPSTRFSQDDQKPTRHQRRSVSNFCWDLLQSKHNPQSQTKSSRTSNTTSNTDPLIARRCANCDTTSTPLWRNGPRGPKSLCNACGIRFKKEERRASAAAAPPQQASGGMMESAQVYNNSWYAHPQSQKMQCFSQGMGSEFRFADDGDRDADSGIPFLSWRLNVADRTSLVHDFTR